GGGCAAGGCTCTGTTTCACCGTCGTCCCCCCCGACCGGCTGCGTGAAGGTGTCGCCCGGCTCAACCGGCTGCTGGGGTGATGATCGGGTCAGCGAGGCCGAATGTTGGACATTCCGGACGCTTGAGATTTGGCAAACAGGAGTCGTTCGCTTATCTTAATTAGTTGCTCCGGGCTCTTCTCTGCACATTGGAGAAAGCCCTCATTCGTTATTGAAAGCCCGGCAGGTCGTATGAAACCGACAATTATCAAGACGTTGCTACTCTGCGCCGCGTTCGCCGCAGGTTCCCTGCACGCGGCCGATTCGCCGCAGCCTGCCGTGAGGATTGAGGCCCTGGGGGGTAATGTCTGGCAGGTCCAATACGATGCCGCGCGGGATGGCTTTACGGCTGCAGGGGACCCTGCTGAGCTGCTACCGGTCGTGCGTTTGATTGCCCTGCCCGACGAAGGCGAAGCTGTTGTCAGCCTTGTTGACGCCGAATCGGCGGCTATCCCCGATGTGCTCTCCCCTTTGACCAACCTTCCCGATAAGCCCTACACCCTGAGCGAGGTCTTCACCTATAGCGGTATCCGTTTTCAACCGCTCGTTTTGCACTCCGATTATCTTGCTAAGGACGGTGTTTCCACACAGGTCAACCGGTTTTCGATTCGGATAGAATTGCCGGACACCCCGCCGCTCGAGCGTCTGACCGGCTTGCGGCGACAGGCTCTTGGTTCGCTCGTCCTGAACGACGATCCGCCGCGCCGCGACCCGGTGGTTGAATCGACCGGCGGGGCGTGGGTCTATATCGTCCCAGATCAACAGGGGGCCCGGCGTGCAGTGGCGCCACTGGCGCGATGGAGGGAACTGCAAGGCCACCCTGTAATCGAACTTGCGGTTCCGAATTGGGCCGGCTATGCATGGGTGCTCGAGAGCCTGAATAGCCTGCGTGCCCAGGGCCGACAGATAGACTATGTCTGCATCGTCGGCGATGTGGCAGGCGAACTGCGAGTGCCGACTGAAGTCCACGCCGGTGAATCGGACTACGGATTTGGACTGCTCGACGGCAGCGACATACTGCCCGATGCTGCGGTAGGGAGGCTTTCGGCGGGCAGCATCGCCGAGTTGGAACGGATTGTCGCCAAGATCCTCGGCTACGAGCAGCGTCCCGACCTCGACGACCCGGGCTACCTGAGGCGCGGTGCCGTTGTCGCCGGCAGTGCGCTCTCGGGACCTTCGACCATAGCGGTAAGCCAATGGGTGCGGTGGCGAATGCTCGAACAGGGCTTCACCGCCGTCGATACCTTCTGGTTCACGATGGGGCGGGGCGTTGCCTCGTTTCTGACCGAATCCTTTGGCCGCGGCACCGGGTTCATAAACTATCGCGGCTGGACGGGGATGGAGGATTGGTCTGTCTATGATGCCGGACGGCTCGCCAACCGGCATCCTGCGGTTGCGCTGCTGTTGGCCTGCAACACCGGGGATTTCGCAGGCAATCAGATTGCCTGGACCGAAGCGCTCTTGCGCGCGCCCGGCGGAGCCGTCGGCGCTATCGGATCGGTCGGGGCTGCCACCCGCGTCAATTTCAACAATGCTTTATTGGCGGGATTTTATCGCGGGGTGCTCGATGACGGCATCCATCGCCTCGGCTGGGCGCTGAATCGCGCCAAGGTCGAATTGGTAGCGGCTTATGGCTCGAGAGCCCTCGGCGCGACGGTCGATCATCTCCGCTGGACCAACCTGATGGGCGATCCGGCAACCATCGCCTGGACGGGCGTCCCCGTCACGGTCGATTTGACAGTGCCGAATCAGGTCAACTATGGCGCTGGCGCGGTGCAGGTTGAAGTGCGTCAGCGTCAGGGTGGAGCCGCTATCGGGGGAGTCCGGGTCGGGATGTTTAAAGCGGGAGAACTAACTGCGGCCGGCATCACCGGTGCCGACGGCCTCGCTACGATCCGCTTTGATCCGCGACTCCTCACTCCCGGTCAGGCGACTTTCACCGCTTCGGGTGGCGGAGTCGTTCCGATCAGCGTCGAATCGGAACTGGTGCGCCCGGCTCGACAACTTGCCTACCGGAGCCAGTTCGTCCTCGACGACGAGAATTTTCCGCGCGACGGTAATAATAATGGGATCGCCAATCCTTTCGAAACGATTGGCTGGAACCTGATCGTTCGCAACATCGGCGGACAGATCGTCGCTTCGCCAGTCACATTCACCCTTGCCTCCGAAGACGACGATGTTGCCGTCCGCGAAAACCGGTTTGTGATCAACGCCCCGATTGCGCCCAACGGCGAGGCGACGGCCTATTTTGTGGTCGATATCCGCTCGACTTTTCCCGACCGGCAGGATGTTCCCTTCACGTTGACCGCAGCCAGTCAGGATCTTAATTGGGTGCTTCCGGTGGCGCTTCAAGGCCGCGCTCCACGCTGGAGCCCGGCTTATGTCACCACCGGCGAAGCACTGGCGGGGGGCGTCGCGACCGAACTTATCATCAGCCTAACGAATAACGGCAGCCTCGATGTCGGACCGGCGCAAGCCCGGCTTGAAAGCCTGAGCCAGTTCGTTCAGATCATTCAGCCCGATGCGCGCTATGAAGCAATGGCGGTGGGGGATACGCTTGGCGCCGACACCACCTTCCGCATCCTGGTTGTCGAGGGAGCGCCATTTGCGAGCGCTCTGCCGTTAGTGCTGCATCTTGAATCGGATGCGGGCTATGAAGCCGATGTGCCGGTCGCAGTGCAGACCATGAGCCTGCCGGCAGCCTTCCCGACCGGGCCTGATGCCTACGGCTACTACGCTATCAGCAACACCGACGAAAATGTCAACGTCCGACCGGGCGATCTCTGGCTCGAAATCAACCCACGCCTGGGCGGCGGCGGCACCGACACCGGTCTGCTCGATCACGGCGAGGACGACGATCAGAGCGTCGTTCTCGACCTGCCTTTCCCATTCCAATACTATGGCCGGGAGTTCAACCGGTTAACGGTCTGCACCAATGGCTGGGCGGCTTTTGGCGATCAGGCGCAGTTTGCCGATTTTCGCAATACTCCGATCGGGGCGCCGCAGGGGCCGGTGGCGCAATTCTGCCCGTGGTGGGAAGACCTTTATACACCCTATAATGAATGCGGCGTTTTCTATAAGAACGACACCGAGGGACATCGTTTCATCGTCGAATGGTATCGTATGCGCCGCTGGATCGGACCCGATGGGCCCGGCTCGGCCGAGACGTTTCAGATCGTTCTCTACGATCCGGCCTGGCATCCGACAACAACCGGCGACGGCGACATTCAGTTCAACTACCTCGATATAACTCATTCGGCCCGGGTCGATGGGCACGGGACGCCCTATCCAACCATTGGGATTGGCAATCTCGATGACCGCGGCGGGCTGCAATACGGCTATTGGGACGCCTATGCCCCCGGCGCGAGCCGCCCTTCGTCCGGCAGCGGTATTCTCTTCGCAACAGCCACAGTGCGCCGTTACGGCGTAGCACAGGGCACCGTTTTCGGCTTGCACAACAATGAACCGGTCGAAGGCGCGACGGTGCGCACTTCGATCGGAGGCTGGGCTCGGACCGACATTGGTGGCAATTATCGCATCGCCAATGTTCCGGCGGGGCGAGAGTTGACGCTCATCGTTGAAGCGCCCGGCTGGAACCGGGTCGTTTCCGATGTGATTCAGGTAGCCGAGGGTCAGGAAGTGGTGCGGAGGTTCTTCCTTACCCGGCCGCTGCTGGCAATCAACCGCGAGGTGATCGTAGATTCGCTGCAGGTCGGGCAGGAGATCCAGCGCGTGCGCGAATTGCGCAACACCGGCAACGGGCGCCTCGAGTTTAGTATTTCTATTGCGCCGATAGACGGCGGTGAACGAGGCGTTCCGCGTCCGGGCGACCCC
The DNA window shown above is from Calditrichota bacterium and carries:
- a CDS encoding T9SS type A sorting domain-containing protein, with protein sequence MKPTIIKTLLLCAAFAAGSLHAADSPQPAVRIEALGGNVWQVQYDAARDGFTAAGDPAELLPVVRLIALPDEGEAVVSLVDAESAAIPDVLSPLTNLPDKPYTLSEVFTYSGIRFQPLVLHSDYLAKDGVSTQVNRFSIRIELPDTPPLERLTGLRRQALGSLVLNDDPPRRDPVVESTGGAWVYIVPDQQGARRAVAPLARWRELQGHPVIELAVPNWAGYAWVLESLNSLRAQGRQIDYVCIVGDVAGELRVPTEVHAGESDYGFGLLDGSDILPDAAVGRLSAGSIAELERIVAKILGYEQRPDLDDPGYLRRGAVVAGSALSGPSTIAVSQWVRWRMLEQGFTAVDTFWFTMGRGVASFLTESFGRGTGFINYRGWTGMEDWSVYDAGRLANRHPAVALLLACNTGDFAGNQIAWTEALLRAPGGAVGAIGSVGAATRVNFNNALLAGFYRGVLDDGIHRLGWALNRAKVELVAAYGSRALGATVDHLRWTNLMGDPATIAWTGVPVTVDLTVPNQVNYGAGAVQVEVRQRQGGAAIGGVRVGMFKAGELTAAGITGADGLATIRFDPRLLTPGQATFTASGGGVVPISVESELVRPARQLAYRSQFVLDDENFPRDGNNNGIANPFETIGWNLIVRNIGGQIVASPVTFTLASEDDDVAVRENRFVINAPIAPNGEATAYFVVDIRSTFPDRQDVPFTLTAASQDLNWVLPVALQGRAPRWSPAYVTTGEALAGGVATELIISLTNNGSLDVGPAQARLESLSQFVQIIQPDARYEAMAVGDTLGADTTFRILVVEGAPFASALPLVLHLESDAGYEADVPVAVQTMSLPAAFPTGPDAYGYYAISNTDENVNVRPGDLWLEINPRLGGGGTDTGLLDHGEDDDQSVVLDLPFPFQYYGREFNRLTVCTNGWAAFGDQAQFADFRNTPIGAPQGPVAQFCPWWEDLYTPYNECGVFYKNDTEGHRFIVEWYRMRRWIGPDGPGSAETFQIVLYDPAWHPTTTGDGDIQFNYLDITHSARVDGHGTPYPTIGIGNLDDRGGLQYGYWDAYAPGASRPSSGSGILFATATVRRYGVAQGTVFGLHNNEPVEGATVRTSIGGWARTDIGGNYRIANVPAGRELTLIVEAPGWNRVVSDVIQVAEGQEVVRRFFLTRPLLAINREVIVDSLQVGQEIQRVRELRNTGNGRLEFSISIAPIDGGERGVPRPGDPDPDRRRDDPDELWQSMFTLNASNVTGDERLLGAVFGNERLVVSGGNNGEAVNYLYRFNRGGMLTGRSEQPVRGAWGVHDLAYDGRDYYGGSGNQIYRMSANGAELGRIASPIEPPRALAVDPQGRIWTTTPGAPLHRLSPQGAVERTYSHSLRPYGLAWHPVDPDGCPLWVFSADGVSNLAISKMDTATGRIRLVTELALRDGDRAGGCELTPLWDDRVWALVALIQNPAGDRVEVIDAGPNLAWIGVAPNEGVLEPEGMTQVNISLSALQLRGGLYEASVVIRHNAAGDRAVIPVRLVVDPLLAGVSDDLPTQHSITSIHPNPANGHTSIRFGLPRSDRVSLTLHSADGRLVEEWLDEHLPAGSHQRVFDASAYPAGLYIIRISSGGAPVARKFVILK